A segment of the Aureliella helgolandensis genome:
GGTGGATATCGCGTGCCGCAAACGGATTTCTTCGTTGCTAGCGGGAAGACGGCGCGCCACGAGTTCAGGCGCGGCCCCATGTTTGCCGAGGCCTACGGTGAGCGTGCTTTCCAAGCGTTGGTGCTAGCCCGCCGCATGTGCATCCCGCTGGTGTTACTCGGAACGTTAGGGGTGTTTGCTCTCGCCGTGACGGCTACCGGAAATCCGCAAGCCGCCTGCTTGGCCAGTGTCCTGTGGGGCTTCAACCCCATTGTGTTGGGCTACGGTCCGCTGCTTGGAACCGATATCCCTGCCGCGTGCGTGGGCGTGTGGGCCGTGTTTGCCGTCACGCACGCCTACCAATCCTCAAGACTCAGGGATGTTGTCTTGGCGGCAATTTGGGTAGGACTAGCCATCGCCACCAAATTCACTTGGCTAATTCTATTTCCAGTAGCTGTCGTCGCCATCGGCATGGGCGTTCGCCGCAGCGCTCTCTCAGAGAAACTTTCCACACGGAGATGGCTTCGACCGCTGGGGGCAACTTGCATGTTCGCTTTCCTGGTGTGGGCCGTGGTGGCAACGGCGTACCGCTGGCAGAACTTGTTCATCCCTTTGCAGGACTTTGAATTCACCTCCCAGATGCTGGCCGGCCCGATCGAAGGCATGTCAGGAAACCGTTGGACAGGCACCCTCCTCGGAGCACTGCCCATTCCAATCCCGGGCACCATGCTCGAGGGATTGGATTTGCAATGGCAAGATTTCGACACACCTCGCCCAGCCTTCCTGTGTGGGCAATGGCAGAGGGGAGGTTGGTATTCCTACTATGCATTCGTGCTTTTGATGAAGATGCCGATCGGTTGGCTGCTGCTGCTGGCTGTAGCTGCCAAGTGGAGTTTTCGTTGGAACAGCCTGGCACTCGCTTGCTGGGGAGTCATTGGCATTTGCTTTGTATTCGTCAGCTTGAAAACGAACATGAATCAGCATGGCCGCTATATCTGGCTCGTGCTCCCCGAGTTGGCTGTGGTCGCCGTCGCAGGATTCAATCAGTGGAATCGCATTTTGCGTAGCCTGGCCTGGATCGCAGCCGGGGAGGTCGTACTGACAAGCTGCCTTGTTTTCCCATTTGGTTTGTCGTTTACCAATCAACTATGGGGTGGTCCGCAAGCTGCATCGTCCCTCTTGGCAGACAGCAATGTCGACTGGGGACAGGGCTGGGTGGAAGTAGCCCGTTGGTCAAAACTCCCGAATGAAACGCACCTTCCCGTAGCCATTGTTCGTCCACATTGGGTGAATTTCGCCGCGCTAGGAATCGACACGATTGAGCATTCGGACTTGTCGGACAAACAGCTGTCTGAGCTAGCCACCAACTCCACCGTCCTGGTGTTGGTCTCCATCGATTCACGCCAAATGCTCCAGAGCAATCGGACCATTCCTTGGATGGATGTCAATCCGCAGGTGCGAATTGGCTGCTGCGTGGAAGGCTATGAAATTTCACTCTCAAGCCTACAGACACTCGACATTTTTTGGCTGCGCAAACCACCCCTTTGAACACCAGCCAACCACCCGACGACGCTGCCGGATCGATCGCCTTTTCTAAAAAGCAGGGAAAACCCTTGCCCCCCCCCCATTCCAACCTGATAACATCAACCACACAGGGGTCATGCCGGCAGGATGAAGCCCAAGCAGAGTATGGGGATTGCGGTGAATCGATTCTTTGAGATTTTATCGGTTGTCTTGGGATCAGCGGGTGTCAGCTTGCTTTGCGTTTTCTGGTGGGGTCCCGGAAGTCCGCCAAGCGTTGAACAAGTACTTGCACTCAACACCAAGACCTTAGACTTTGGTCTCCTCAGCATTCAGCAGCCAGGGGCGCAGACTCTAGAAATCACGAATCGATCGGGCGAGCCGATGGATTTTCGTATCGAGTTCGATTGCAATTGCACCACGGCCACTCCACCCACGGGACAGATCGCGGCAGGGCAAATCCAAACCGTTGACGTCACTTTCCTACCTGTGGCCACCAACCAAGGAAACGCGATTTCCTCCGCGAGCCATGAATGCATCGTGAACTTTAGGACTTCTCAATTGGTTGCATCCCAGGCGGTAGAATTGGTTGCCTCGCTATACACTCCAGTTCTGTGGGATTCGGCCCGAGCGAAGCTTCGAAGCGAAGCACTGCTGGATGCGCCGTTTCAAATCGACCTCACGCTAGCCAGCGATGTTGAGCGGATTGAAGTCATTTCGTCTCCCGAATTCCTTGAGATTGACGAAGTCTCAGCACCTCATCCAACCTTCCATGCCGTGTCGCTCCGCGGAACAACGCGTTCCGGTACGGAAGTGGGAACGAAGGAAGGGAAAATAGTCCTGCGGGCCTTTCCCGTGCATAGCGTCGACCATGACGCTGCAGATCTAAGTGTTTTCACTCAAACAATTCACCTCTCGCTAACGCACACGACCACTCGCCCCTTCCGATTGAGTCGATCGATGCTCGAATCCGAACCAGGAATTCCAAGCAGACTAGCTGCAATCCCAAGTCCTCACATGCAGTCTGCCCAGATTCAATCCGCCACCTGCAGCGACGATAGTTGGGAGCTGTCAATTGGGGACAGCGGGGAACTGGTGGCAACTCCCCAAGTGATGTTGGACGACGAGCAATCCGATCCCGCTGTGTACTGCAAGTTGAAAGTGCTATGCGTTCATCTTGACTCTCATTCCGAAATATTTGAATGCCACATCACACTATATCGAAAGGAGGAAGTTACGCCGACCCCCCGTGAATCTGAAACATTGAATTGATGAAGTCCCAACCGAAAGTAACAATGAAAATGCGAACACTACAACTGACTTTAGTAGCGGCGATAACAGCGTTGGCAACCCTGCCATGTTAATCTGCAGCTTGCCTTGCGCTGTGCAATGATGGCACCGTGGAAGCCCAGGCTGTTCTGTGGCTCGACCCGGGTGCCACTCCTTATTGGCTATGTCAGGTCTACACCGATGCAGTCCGAGGTGACATTTACATTACGAGTAAAGGTGAACCTGTTGAAAGGACAGCGGCAGGCGTACGCGCCTACGATTTCAATGCTCTTGAGAATTGCACACCAGCTTGTCAGGCGGCAACCACTCCGATGCCAAGATTGCATTTGTTGCCGACTGCCTACGATCCACACGATTCGTGGGGAGTCGGGGAATTGCCGAACTACTATTGCAACGTCGAGGATCAGTGAAAACTGCTGTACTACTAAGCATTTGTCCTACATGTCTCCGCTGCGTTTAAAGGAAACACAATGAAGCTGCTTACCTTGGCCCTTGGTGCAATACTGACCTGTGCTTTAGGGATTTCCGGACGACTCCTCGCAGACGAATTCTCCCTAACTCAACTTGCTGAGATGGATCCGGCAGAGACTGTCACGATCATTACGGAATCCTTAGAAAACACTGCCTCGGAACTTGAGGGGAAGACGATTGAGATTGATGTGCAGCAATCTGGAGTTATCAGGAAGCCTGCAACTGCGCGAATCAACAACAAGCTCAAACTAATTACATCTCAAGAAAAATGCTTTGTGGAACACTTTATTAACGACCTCAAGAGGGCGATGATCTTTGATGGTAAAAAGACAAGCCGGTGCTACTTCAATCAAGCAGGGAAGCTCGACGAGGTGGCTATTTTCTGCAAAAACCCAAGCGTCATGCTTGAATTCCTCCCGTTTATCCAGGTAGGTAGGACGTCTGCATTTACTTACCGAGGCAACGAAGGAGGACTGGAAAATGTAGATCGGTTCATTGAGCGGGTCCTCCTTGCCCCCCCCCAGGCAAGGTCGATAGACTGGCTAAACGAAGAAATAGATGGCAAGGGTCAGGTACTAGTTCAACGCACTGCAAAAGATCATCACTCCGGTACCATTATAGACGGGAAAGCAGAAACCAATTGTTATTTCGGGTACGTGAACAACACACTTGTCTTCCTTGGCAGAGATTCAGTATCTCAAGCACTCATCGACGATGGCGAATCAAAGCGCCTACAACGGTCGAACATCAAACACGAAGTAGAGTATCAATCTTTCTCGGGATATTTATTGCCTAGTTCCTGGCGCCACGTCGTTCAGCTATCCATTCTCAACATGGACGAAAGCCCAAGAGGCAAACCTACCATAGTACAAGATCTATCTTACAAAATCACCCAGTTTAAGATTCACGACACCTTCCCAACGGAATACTTGAAGCCACCTGTGATCGCAACTACCAAAGTTGTTGATAACTGTACTGCCAAGGTCGAAAGAGCAATCGCTCAGACGATTGAGGAAAATGCAGGCTGGCGGAAATGGTGGCCACTCGCCGCTGGAGCAACTTGCCTCCTCCTCGCCGGTACTGTTTGGATCTGGAAGCGACGGCGTCCATGAGCAGAGCATGAGCATTCGCTCGACAGCCAGTTGCCAGCGCGGACCACGCCAGCACAAGAGCTTTACCCTTCTTCGAAAGTTGACAGCCATGCACATGCCAGCCAAGCGCACGGGGTTTACGATCGTTGAACTGTTGACGGTCATCGGCATTATCTCCATCTTGATAGGCTTGCTGTTGCCTGCGATCCAATCCGCTCGTGAATCAGCTCGGAAGATGGATTGCATGAACCGCTTACGACAGATTGGCGTGGCAACTCACCATTTTGAATCTGCCTACCGAGCCTTTCCGGGGAATGGCTGGGGGTATCGCTGGCGGGCAGATCCCAACCGGGGGATTGGCCCCCAACAGCCTGGTGGCTGGATCTTTCAAATCGCTGGCTTCTGTGAAATGCCCCTTCCAGCGTCGACTGCCATAGATCCCATCGCCAGCTTGCACACCAGGACGGAACTGACTCGCTTGCCCTTCCCGCTCATGCGTTGCCCCAGCCGTCCCGGCAGTGAGCTGAGTTTGGCTAGTGTGGCGTCGACTCCTTACAATGCAACCTTTGTCGCATTGGTCGCCAAAACGGATTACGCAGCCAACGAAGGAAGCTACATCACCGACACCGACGGTGGTCCCAGATCCTTGGCAGAGGGAGATCGACGGAGCTACCACTGGACCAACACCGATGCAGCCAATGGGGTTATTTATTTGAGAAGTCGCGTTCGAACCGCTTCCATCACCGGCGGACTGTCCCAAACCTATTTGGCGGGAGAAAAACATGTTTCTTCGGCCAACTATTTTGATTCCCAAGATCCCGGTCACGATCAAAGCCTATTCTCCGGCGTGGATCTCGATTTAAACCGCTGGACATCCGAACCACCTCAACGCGATTCGCGGGATCAGCACACCCGCGCATTCGGATCGGCCCATCCATCCGGCTGCAACATGCTGCTCTGCGACGGAGCAGTCGCCACCGTCGACTATTCAATCGCCCCGGCGGTCCATCGCGAGCAGGGGACTCGGCAATAACGGGACAGAGAGAAGCGTGCTTGAGACGCGGCAGAAGGGGAGCACAACACCCTAACTAGCGTAGAGGCCTCCTTAGAATGAGAGACTCCCTCAACCCACAGGAGTCGCAGGTGCACAAAAAAAGCCGTAGGAAGGTTCCTAACGGCTTGATGCAGTGTCGGCGATTCGAGAATCAAGGGTTACCAAGATCCTCACGGTGAGTTAGGTCACCGCGACAGTGGCTTTGATTTTTTGAATGATATGCTCTTCTCCAGAGGCACTCATTAGCTTAGCAGCTCTCTTCTCCGCTTCAGCCTTCTTATCAAATTCAAACATCGCCACTCGCTTGAGGTCTTGGTTGAAGACGGCCCAATAGAGGCGAGTTCGACTCTCCACTTTGACTCGTCGCCGTGGTTTCGGCGCTTCGCCATCAAGGGGCGCTTTCTTCACCGCTTTTACACGGGATGAGGCCTTGGCTCCGGAACGAGTTTTGGGCGGCACTTTGGATTTTACAGCAGTAGCAGCGCGACCGGCCATGCATGAAGCTCCTAAGAAGATATGGGAAAGAAAGATGAGATGCTGAAACACAAGGATCAAGCGGAATCCCTCCCGCAGAGCCGCTGTTACAACGGCCCTAGCGACTCATCTCGTCACCTACTCAACCTTCGTTGAATACGCAACTGAATAACTGTACAGGTAGTTGTCCACGGGGCACGTTCGACTGACCGAAACCTCAGTCAACCTCTTCCATGTCCAGCCAAGTTGCGGATACCACATTCACAGGTGGGGCGCGGAAGTCAGCAAGCAATCATCGCTGCTGACCCAACGGCGAACTGAATGTTGATTTCTTACGAGTCCAAGCAGACTCACAATCCGTCACAGGTAGGTACTTCGTTAGCTTGACTGCGTTCTATTGTAATGCATCTCACAGAGATTTGACAGTACCAAGTGTCGAATTGAAAAATAGTTGCACTTTCCACGCCAATTAACGCTTGACAAATCCTTCCTCATAACCTCTCTAGGGCCCCCACAACATGCAGCCATCTTGCACAGATACCTGCATCTGCACGCACGTCGTGACGACGCAATGCGATTGCTTCAAGGCCCGCTGATAGACACCGCAAAGTGCTAGCAGCTGTACCGCGCCATTCACGTTGGTACTCCCCCCTAGACTGAACCTGGGGAGCACACAAGTGTGTGCGCACGAAGTCTGCCAGCGGGGCCAGGCTTAAGAAGCGATCCACCCTGCTTTGACCGGTTGGTGGATTGGAGCGCACTGCCAGTTGCACTGTCGCGCGTTAAGCACTTTCCCTTGCTCACCGGGCTATTGAAATAGCAATCCGCTGCCTGAGCAAGGAAAGGTGATTGCCGCTACAGGCCAATTGGGGAAATCACCCATTTAGTAATAGCTAAACTTGCCATTGAATCAACGAGCCGTCCTGCAACGGGTTATACGCTTTCAACCAGCTGGGGCGCGCGGGGAACCAGGCTGTGTCCACCGATTTTCGGATAGGTTCTAAATGCGTTGGAGCGTTAGGGGCTGCTCGGTGGACGGCCCTTCCCTGATGCAATGTGCTGCTTCCGCCCCTCAGCGTATTGGTTCGATTGCGGATACTCCTCTTCCAACCAACGCTGTAAATCGTCCGGCGACGGTGGCGAGTCTCCCATCCGGTCAACCAGCCGTCGCATGGCCGATCGGCACCAACCACACCCCGTCCCCGCGCTCTGGCATTCCGACAGCTGGCTAGCAACACGAACGCGATGAATTCGCGCGTAGTTCATGACCTTCCGCCAACTCACGTGGAAACACAAACACAATTCATCATCAACTTGCATGATTGATCACATTCATCGCGATGCGACACGCGGCTAGGAAGTCAGGAATATCCAACGTCTCTTGATTGGTGTGCACGTTGCGTTGCCCGCATCCCATCGTCACGGTTGGCACACCATGCTTGACGAGCCAATTCGCATCGACGCCACCATTGGAAATCGCCGTCTGTGGCTCTGCATCCAACGATTCAATGGCCGTCTTGGCGATCTGTACAGGAGGTGCATCTGCGTCGAGCAGAAAAGAATCATAGTCAACGCGTCTCTCGATCTGCGCCGCAACGGCCTGGCCGTTGCTACTGACCACTGCCGCTGCTGCAGATTCAAAAGCACTACAAATGGCATCGGCTATCTCGGTCCTAAACGCACTGTTGTGACTGCGTGCCTCTGCAGTGACTTCAACGTGCTCGGCCACCACGTTGGTGGCCACTCCCCCCTGAACCGTCCCGATATTGCTCGTTCCGCTTCTTCCCTTCTTCTTGACTGCGCCGAGCCAACCCGCCCGGACTAGGCTTGAGATCGCCAGGGAGGCTGCATTGATCGCGCTGGCCCCCTGCTCGGGCGCCAGACCAGCATGGGCCGGCAAGCCTTGCAACTTAATCCGCATCCGCTCTCCGCCAGTTGCACCGATCGTCATCTTATAGGGATTGCCACCATCGAAGTTAAATGCCATTGCAGGATTGCCGAGCTTCGAGACCGTCATATTGCGACTTCCCTGCAATCCAATCTCTTCTTGCACAAAGAAGCAAAGCGTCAGCGGGGGATGTTCCTCGTTCCGTTCCAACGTCTCTAAGACGGCCACCAGCACGGCGGCAACTCCAGCCCGATCATCCGCGCCTAACCCCGTGGTAGCTAGCGCTGAGCGAATTACTTGTCCGTCCCGCTTGGGACGACAGCCCACGCAAATCGGCACGGTATCGAGATGCGCCGACAGCATGACCCGCGGAAGCTTCCTGTTCCCAGGCAGTTTGACGATCAAATTCCCAACTTCTCCCGGCAGGGGAGTGCGTTTGTGGGCCGTGTCGAAACTCATGGCCGATTCGGGAATGCCTGCATCCCGCAACACCTGCTGTACCACCGACGCGATCTGGGACTCCTCACAGCTCTTGCCCTCTACCGCCATCAACTTCGTGACCAAATCAATCGCCCGCTTCTCATTCAATGGCCTCATCACCACCTCCTTAAATGAACTTTCAATGAACTTTACCTTCCTCTCCTACAAACCACCTCGCCATGGTGCGAAAACCGTGCTTAACTATCCTCCACAAGACTTAAGGGAGTGCCTAGCCCCATAGCAACGAAGCCTACTTTCATGGCAGCGGGTTTTCCGAATTCTGGTTACGGACTCCCTAAGGAAACCAGCAAAGCAACTAAACACGCCATTAAACAAAGAATACCGCTAGCTAACGAAAATGGCATAGCCTTTGCTGATTTGAAACCCGTGTTACTTCATAACGCTTCGCAAAGAGTTCAATTCGATGAATAACTTTCGCGCCCTGACGCTCCCCGCCCTACCATCGTACCTGCCAATTACTTTAAATGATGTTGGGCGTCTGGTGGAGCGTTGCGTGTGCAGCCCCTGGGCTTTGCTGCTCTGTAAACTGACGATCGGAATCGTTTCCGCCTATGACATTCACCAAACTGTAAAGTATGTGGAGTACCTGCCACAGATGGAGTTGAATCCGTTTGGACGTTGGATGATGTCCTTGGACACAGGTCCTACCTGTAGGTTGCAGCAAACAGCTTGCTTTATTACCGCGAAATTCGCCGGCAATTTCCTCTGCTTGGCCCTTCTGGAAATACTTGCCTCCTGGAAGAAACATATTGCCACGGGAGTTGCCATCCCGGTCGCCGCCTTTCAACTCGGCTTGCTAGTTTTCTTAATCTGCGCGAACGGACCGGGAGGCGACTAATCGGATTCCAACAAGTGCTGCCTCAGAAACTCGGCCCGGCGGCGGCGGCCGTAGGGAGTTTCGGCGGCGCCATGCCCCGCGCCAGGCAGGACCAAGAGCTCAAAATCTTTATCGGCTTGAATGAGTGCATGGGCAACCTGCAGTGTTGAAGAGGGGTCAACATTTCGGTCCATCTCTCCGACGATGAGCAGCAACTTGCCTTGCAATCGATGCGCATCCTCCACATTGGACGAGCGAGAATACGCATCGCCTACAGGCCAGCCCATCCAAGCTTCATTCCACCAGATTTTGTCCATGCGATTGTCGTGACACCCGCAATCGGCCACGGCAACGCTATAGAAATCGTGATGGTTCAATAAAGCCCGCATGGCATTCTGCCCGCCAGCGGAACCCCCGAAAATCCCCACTCGCTTAGCATTCAATTGCGAGTGTTGTTGGGCAGCCTGCTCAATCCAGGCGATACGATCTGGAAAGCCCGCATCGGCCAAGTTCTTCCAACACACATCATGAAACTGCTTGCCACGATTGGAGGTCCCCATGCCATCGATCCTAACCACCACGCACCCCATGTTGGCAATCTCATGCTCTTGCGTCATCAAGCCAAACGACTTGGGGACATGCGAGTCGTGAGGCCCTGCATAGATCTTCTCCACAATTGGGTACTTTCGATCCTCCGCAATCTCGTCTGGCCACACAATTACGCCGTAGATATCGGTCTTCCCGTCGCGTCCTTTGGCCACCCAATGCTCCGGCAAACTCCATCCACTTTCGAGCAAGGCCGTCGCATCCCCGCGCTCCAACTCGCAGATCAAAGCGCCATCCTCGGCACTGCGTACCGTGGTCACCGTTGGTAAATCCACTCGCGAAAAACGGTCAATGAGCCAACGCTGATCCGGTGAGAACTCCCAGGAGTGATTACCATCCCCCTCGGTCAAGACCGTCAAATTTTGGCCATCGAAATCTACTCGGCAGAGGTGCAAGTAGTAGGGATCCTGGGCAGGATTCATCCCACTCGCCGAAAACCAAACTTGCTGCCGTGACTGGTCCACCCGTTCCACCCCACGGACAACCCAATCGCCTTGCGTCACCGCGTTGATCAGTTCTCCGTTTTGACTATCAAAGCGGTATAAATGATTCCAACCACTGCGCTCGCTCATCCATAGTAGTTGGCGGCCCTGCTCGATCGATTGCAAAAATGTCTTGTTGGAATAATCGATAAACGTGGGACTCGTTTCTTCAATCACGACGGAAGCCTCGCCAGTATCAGCCGCTACCGTCAACACTCGCATCACCTGATGCCCACGCTGGTTATAAACAAACATTAGCCGTTCGGGATCGTCGAGCCATTCGAACTGGGAGAGCGCCCACGGGGTGGCGAACAGCTGGTTTGGCACCGCGATCTCTTGCCGGGAGACGACATCGAACAAGGCGATTTCGGGTCGGTCAATCGGATCACCAGGTTTCACATAGTCGAACTGATGCACGACGGGCTGCACTCCATCGCCCGGACTCGATTCGATCAAGGTCACTTGCCGTCGCGGTGCTACCGCCTCGCGAATGGCCGATGCCCAGCGTCCACTGGGGCTGTGCAACACCGGGCCGCGATACTTCAATACATCGCTGCTATCCCAAGTCAGTTGCCACTCCTGACCAGCATCCTCTACCCAAAAATCGGAGTCGCGGAGGAATCCCGTTGGCGCTTCAGCGTTTTCCGGCTGCTGCCCACGCGATTGGTTGCGTCCGCGCCGATTCCCCCTAGATTGCTTCGACAACAATTCGAACTCGTCACGCAATCTAGCATCGACGCGCACGACGTTTCCAAACTCTGCTGCGGAAAACCGCAAGACTTCCGTCCCGGAACCATCTCGCAAACTCCACACATGCCCGGAGAAAGTATGCTGCGACTTGCTTCCCCCCGGTTCAATCGTGCCGTAGGGCAGGGGAGCCCCGTCGGTAGAAATCCAAAAGCAAGATAGCGGAACATCGAGGTGATTCTGAATCTCCAAGCTCGTGTCAGTACCGCCACTGTTAGAGCGTTGCCTGCGGGTGAGCAGTTCGCTGGGCGTGGCAGCAATCTCCTCCAGCTTGGACACTTCATAGGCTTCCGAACAATTCCACCGCGCATCGTTCCAATGAAATTCAAAACTCCCATCAACTCCCACCGCTTTAACTTTACGCAGCGTTTTGAGTTCCGTGACGTCCACTTCCCGTGCAAGATTTTTTCCCAAGGCCCTCGCTAATTGCCCAGGCTCAAAGAGCAGCGTTTTCTCCCCCGACGTCAGATCGACACGGGAATATTCCTGGACACCATCGAGTAGGTTGACCGCATAGGTCATCTGCGAGTGCTCGGTATCCCATACGACTTGGACCCGATCTCGCTGCACCAAATCCAACTGGCCTCCCCAAACCAGCCCCCCGCACCACAACCAACCCCAAACAGCCCATCCTGCCAAAAAGGTGTCGGACACCTTTTTGGCGGGATAGGTAGACTGGTTATTTTCTGGTGAACTTTTTGGGGCGTCCTCGGGGGCGCATGGTCGACTCCAAATCAAACTTGCGAGCCATCGATTCCACCCACGTCGGGTCGCCGAAGGGCACGCCCCGCGCCACGCTCCACTTGAGTTGCTTCTGCTCTTCTTGAGAAAAGTCGCTTCGGACCCGGGCGATCCAATTGGGCGGGCGAGGAATGGGCCAAGGGCTGAGTAGTTTCCCGCTGAGCAGCGTTTTGCGACTCCAGTGATAGAGGCTGTTCCATTTCCAAGCTTCAGGACTGTCGCACAAGTTGGCGGTGTAGGCATTTCGTTCGACATAGCGGTTTACCGTTAAAAAATGATCGTCTGACTGCACCGGGAACGACTTATAACGGCCTTGATAAAGATGGCCCAACCCGACAATATCGTAGTGTGCATGGTAGCGTTGCGTGTGCGTTAAGCAGAGCCATTGCCCGAATCGCCCCATTTCACCATCGACGTTGGGTCTCACGACCAAATGCCAATGATTGGGCATGAGGCAGTAGCTCATCAACTGGAGCGCAAAACGACCGACCGCTTCGACTAGGACATCCTCGAAAGCGGCGTAGTCTTCCGGCTTGTGAAAAATGGTGGCCTTTAGGTTTGCCCGATTGAGCATGTGATAGAATCCACCAGCAACATCGACTCGCTTCGGCCTACCCATTTCTCGACCTCCGTTTGCGAACGCTATCACTATATGGTCTATACATCCACTGAAGCGGTGCGTCTGCGTGCACGACAGCCGCTATAGGCTTGCCTCGGCAAAGGCTTCGTCGGTTTCCCAGATGCGAACGGACGTTGCACGAGCCCCCGTACCGTCCAGCACTTTGGGGCACATTTCCTCGAGCAGGTAGCGAGCCATATTTTCTGCGGTTGGATTGTAAGGCATTTTGAACAAGCGGCAGGGCGTTACTTGCTCGAGAGCTTGAATCGCATTCTCATCTCTCTGGTCAACGAGAAAACTGTGGTCCCAGTGTTCATCGATCCAGCCTTTGGTGCGGGCCTTCAAGTCTGAAAAATCGATTACCCGCCCGACTGAGTCGACTTCGTCGCCGGTCACAAAGAAATCGGCTACGTAGTTGTGCCCATGAAAATGTTCGCATTTGCCGCCGTGACCGAACAGTCGGTGGCCAGCGCAAAAGCGAATGCGGCGCATGATCGTCAATCCCATCGGGTGTTCCTCATTGTCAATGAATTGAATAGCTCAAAATACTTACTGATGCGCTGGTAGCGTCGGTGTATACACACCACTCCAGTGCATTGGCCACGAAGTGGTTCGAGCCGACACGGCGCATTCGCTGCTTAGAAAATCAATTGCGTCCTAGTGCAATTTCGGATTCTGTTGGTGCCGCTGGCTGTCCCGCTCGGTTTTCTTGATCAGGTTGCGAGTTAAAGCGACTCCCAGATCGACGCCTGTTTGGTTTGCTAGGCATATCAGCACAAACAATACGTCG
Coding sequences within it:
- a CDS encoding prolyl oligopeptidase family serine peptidase, whose translation is MSDTFLAGWAVWGWLWCGGLVWGGQLDLVQRDRVQVVWDTEHSQMTYAVNLLDGVQEYSRVDLTSGEKTLLFEPGQLARALGKNLAREVDVTELKTLRKVKAVGVDGSFEFHWNDARWNCSEAYEVSKLEEIAATPSELLTRRQRSNSGGTDTSLEIQNHLDVPLSCFWISTDGAPLPYGTIEPGGSKSQHTFSGHVWSLRDGSGTEVLRFSAAEFGNVVRVDARLRDEFELLSKQSRGNRRGRNQSRGQQPENAEAPTGFLRDSDFWVEDAGQEWQLTWDSSDVLKYRGPVLHSPSGRWASAIREAVAPRRQVTLIESSPGDGVQPVVHQFDYVKPGDPIDRPEIALFDVVSRQEIAVPNQLFATPWALSQFEWLDDPERLMFVYNQRGHQVMRVLTVAADTGEASVVIEETSPTFIDYSNKTFLQSIEQGRQLLWMSERSGWNHLYRFDSQNGELINAVTQGDWVVRGVERVDQSRQQVWFSASGMNPAQDPYYLHLCRVDFDGQNLTVLTEGDGNHSWEFSPDQRWLIDRFSRVDLPTVTTVRSAEDGALICELERGDATALLESGWSLPEHWVAKGRDGKTDIYGVIVWPDEIAEDRKYPIVEKIYAGPHDSHVPKSFGLMTQEHEIANMGCVVVRIDGMGTSNRGKQFHDVCWKNLADAGFPDRIAWIEQAAQQHSQLNAKRVGIFGGSAGGQNAMRALLNHHDFYSVAVADCGCHDNRMDKIWWNEAWMGWPVGDAYSRSSNVEDAHRLQGKLLLIVGEMDRNVDPSSTLQVAHALIQADKDFELLVLPGAGHGAAETPYGRRRRAEFLRQHLLESD
- a CDS encoding M20/M25/M40 family metallo-hydrolase codes for the protein MRPLNEKRAIDLVTKLMAVEGKSCEESQIASVVQQVLRDAGIPESAMSFDTAHKRTPLPGEVGNLIVKLPGNRKLPRVMLSAHLDTVPICVGCRPKRDGQVIRSALATTGLGADDRAGVAAVLVAVLETLERNEEHPPLTLCFFVQEEIGLQGSRNMTVSKLGNPAMAFNFDGGNPYKMTIGATGGERMRIKLQGLPAHAGLAPEQGASAINAASLAISSLVRAGWLGAVKKKGRSGTSNIGTVQGGVATNVVAEHVEVTAEARSHNSAFRTEIADAICSAFESAAAAVVSSNGQAVAAQIERRVDYDSFLLDADAPPVQIAKTAIESLDAEPQTAISNGGVDANWLVKHGVPTVTMGCGQRNVHTNQETLDIPDFLAACRIAMNVINHAS
- a CDS encoding (2Fe-2S)-binding protein; translation: MQVDDELCLCFHVSWRKVMNYARIHRVRVASQLSECQSAGTGCGWCRSAMRRLVDRMGDSPPSPDDLQRWLEEEYPQSNQYAEGRKQHIASGKGRPPSSP
- a CDS encoding Ig-like domain-containing protein; its protein translation is MKPKQSMGIAVNRFFEILSVVLGSAGVSLLCVFWWGPGSPPSVEQVLALNTKTLDFGLLSIQQPGAQTLEITNRSGEPMDFRIEFDCNCTTATPPTGQIAAGQIQTVDVTFLPVATNQGNAISSASHECIVNFRTSQLVASQAVELVASLYTPVLWDSARAKLRSEALLDAPFQIDLTLASDVERIEVISSPEFLEIDEVSAPHPTFHAVSLRGTTRSGTEVGTKEGKIVLRAFPVHSVDHDAADLSVFTQTIHLSLTHTTTRPFRLSRSMLESEPGIPSRLAAIPSPHMQSAQIQSATCSDDSWELSIGDSGELVATPQVMLDDEQSDPAVYCKLKVLCVHLDSHSEIFECHITLYRKEEVTPTPRESETLN
- a CDS encoding DUF1559 family PulG-like putative transporter, which encodes MSIRSTASCQRGPRQHKSFTLLRKLTAMHMPAKRTGFTIVELLTVIGIISILIGLLLPAIQSARESARKMDCMNRLRQIGVATHHFESAYRAFPGNGWGYRWRADPNRGIGPQQPGGWIFQIAGFCEMPLPASTAIDPIASLHTRTELTRLPFPLMRCPSRPGSELSLASVASTPYNATFVALVAKTDYAANEGSYITDTDGGPRSLAEGDRRSYHWTNTDAANGVIYLRSRVRTASITGGLSQTYLAGEKHVSSANYFDSQDPGHDQSLFSGVDLDLNRWTSEPPQRDSRDQHTRAFGSAHPSGCNMLLCDGAVATVDYSIAPAVHREQGTRQ
- a CDS encoding ArnT family glycosyltransferase — encoded protein: MPAKYLGCLVVILFGQGAFLWCATTRLSPTVDEYPHLAAGVEYWNTGTTDLYRVNPPLTRLWATWPVALGGYRVPQTDFFVASGKTARHEFRRGPMFAEAYGERAFQALVLARRMCIPLVLLGTLGVFALAVTATGNPQAACLASVLWGFNPIVLGYGPLLGTDIPAACVGVWAVFAVTHAYQSSRLRDVVLAAIWVGLAIATKFTWLILFPVAVVAIGMGVRRSALSEKLSTRRWLRPLGATCMFAFLVWAVVATAYRWQNLFIPLQDFEFTSQMLAGPIEGMSGNRWTGTLLGALPIPIPGTMLEGLDLQWQDFDTPRPAFLCGQWQRGGWYSYYAFVLLMKMPIGWLLLLAVAAKWSFRWNSLALACWGVIGICFVFVSLKTNMNQHGRYIWLVLPELAVVAVAGFNQWNRILRSLAWIAAGEVVLTSCLVFPFGLSFTNQLWGGPQAASSLLADSNVDWGQGWVEVARWSKLPNETHLPVAIVRPHWVNFAALGIDTIEHSDLSDKQLSELATNSTVLVLVSIDSRQMLQSNRTIPWMDVNPQVRIGCCVEGYEISLSSLQTLDIFWLRKPPL